A window from Amblyomma americanum isolate KBUSLIRL-KWMA chromosome 7, ASM5285725v1, whole genome shotgun sequence encodes these proteins:
- the LOC144098487 gene encoding uncharacterized protein LOC144098487 isoform X1, protein MADAGLPSSLSGRSRGSRLCRRALAAGFGFSVGGVFLLLIGLIASLDAFMPSNGIYRNVSHTNMGILKAMLETAVNNIAARYGVASNQSGADGSSASEERQGFSPDVNDTSPLLVRNRSLAFHAEIRHQYHLPVEAHPLVHPPDAVTGNSTSHGVVAQASLASAQSDVVQEPRSDLDKRNPAANLGQSENSTIPAGRRSADNDGVPLRN, encoded by the exons ATGGCCGATGCAGGCCTGCCCAGCTCCCTGTCCGGGCGTTCGCGAGGTTCCCGGCTCTGCCGACGTGCCTTGGCTGCTGGTTTCGGCTTCTCCGTCGGCGGCGTCTTCCTTCTGCTCATAG GTTTAATCGCCAGCCTGGACGCCTTCATGCCCAGCAACGGCATCTACCGGAACGTCAGCCACACCAACATGGGCATCCTGAAGGCCATGCTCGAAACTGCGGTGAACAACATCGCCGCTCGCTACGGGGTCGCCTCCAACCAAAGCGGGGCCGACGGCAGCAGCGCCTCCGAAGAGCGCCAGGGGTTCAGCCCCGACGTCAACGACACGTCTCCGCTGCTCGTTCGGAACCGGTCCCTGGCCTTCCACGCCGAGATTCGCCACCAATACCACCTGCCCGTGGAAGCCCACCCACTGGTGCACCCTCCTGACGCTGTCACCGGTAACAGCACAAGTCATGGGGTGGTCGCACAGGCGTCGTTGGCCTCTGCACAGAGTGACGTTGTGCAAGAACCGCGTTCGGACTTGGACAAGAGAAACCCTGCGGCAAACTTGGGCCAGTCTGAGAACAGCACGATCCCGGCGGGTCGTCGATCTGCGGACAACGATGGGGTGCCGTTAAGAAATTGA
- the LOC144098487 gene encoding uncharacterized protein LOC144098487 isoform X2 — MLHIDPGRQEAPLEPIAKGLIASLDAFMPSNGIYRNVSHTNMGILKAMLETAVNNIAARYGVASNQSGADGSSASEERQGFSPDVNDTSPLLVRNRSLAFHAEIRHQYHLPVEAHPLVHPPDAVTGNSTSHGVVAQASLASAQSDVVQEPRSDLDKRNPAANLGQSENSTIPAGRRSADNDGVPLRN; from the exons ATGCTCCATATCGACCCTGGCAGGCAAGAGGCGCCGCTCGAGCCAATCGCAAAAG GTTTAATCGCCAGCCTGGACGCCTTCATGCCCAGCAACGGCATCTACCGGAACGTCAGCCACACCAACATGGGCATCCTGAAGGCCATGCTCGAAACTGCGGTGAACAACATCGCCGCTCGCTACGGGGTCGCCTCCAACCAAAGCGGGGCCGACGGCAGCAGCGCCTCCGAAGAGCGCCAGGGGTTCAGCCCCGACGTCAACGACACGTCTCCGCTGCTCGTTCGGAACCGGTCCCTGGCCTTCCACGCCGAGATTCGCCACCAATACCACCTGCCCGTGGAAGCCCACCCACTGGTGCACCCTCCTGACGCTGTCACCGGTAACAGCACAAGTCATGGGGTGGTCGCACAGGCGTCGTTGGCCTCTGCACAGAGTGACGTTGTGCAAGAACCGCGTTCGGACTTGGACAAGAGAAACCCTGCGGCAAACTTGGGCCAGTCTGAGAACAGCACGATCCCGGCGGGTCGTCGATCTGCGGACAACGATGGGGTGCCGTTAAGAAATTGA